A segment of the Acidobacteriota bacterium genome:
TGGACTTCACCGACAATCTGCCCGCGGGAATGTTAGTGGCAACCCCTGCCAACGCCGCCACCACCTGCACCGGCGGGACCCTCACCGCCGTCGCCGGCACCGGCGTCGTCAGCTACACCGGTGGCTCCGTCGCCGCCGGCGCCACCTGCACCGTCACCGCCGACGTCACCGCCGGCAGCGCCGGTGCGCTGGACAACCTCAGCGGCGACCTCACCTCGTCCTCGGGAAATAGCGGCAACGCTACCGACACCCTGACGGTCAACCCGCAACCCGGCTTTGCCAAGGCCTTTGCCCCCAACCCGATCATCATCGGTGGAGTCAGTACCCTGACCTTCACCATCGACAACGGTGCCAGCACCGTCGACGCGACGAGCCTGGACTTCACCGACAATCTGCCCGCGGGAATGTTGGTGGCAACCCCCGCCAACGCCGCCACCACCTGCACCGGCGGAACCCTCACCGCCGTCGCAGGTAGTGGCACTGTCAGCTACACCGGCGGCTCCGTCACCGCTGGAACCACCTGCACCGCCACCGTCGACGTCACCGTCTCCGTGGCTGGAAGCCTGGTCAATACCAGCGGCGCGCTGACCTCGTCCTTGGGGACCAGCAGCGACATCGCCACCGATACCCTGGTGGTCGATCCGCCGCCGACCTTTACCAAGGCCTTCAGCCCCGACACCATCACCGCCGGGGGTGTCAGCCTGCTCACCTTGACCATCGACAACTCCGCCAGCACGACGGCGGCCACCGGGCTCGATTTCACCGACAATCTGCCCACGGATCTGTTGGTGGCGACCCCCGCCAACGCCGCTACTACCTGCACCGGCGGGACCCTCACCGCCGTCGCCGGTAGTGGCACTGTCAGCTACACCGGCGGCTCCGTTGCCGCCGGTGCCACCTGCACCGTCACCGTCGACGTCACCACCGCGGTAGCCGGGGCGTATCTCAACACCACCGGCGACTTGACGTCTTCTCTGGGCAATAGCGGCGGCGCCGTTGCCACTCTCGCCGTGGACCTGGCGCTGCCGGCGTTCAGCAAGGCCTTCGCACCGGATCCCATCCCGGTGGGTGGAGTCAGCACCCTGACCCTGACCATCGACAACCCGGTCAACGCGTCGCCGGTGGGCAACCTCGGCTTTACCGACAATCTGCCTGCTGGCTTGGTGGTGGCGACCCCACCCAACGCCGCGACGACCTGCACCGGCGGAACTCTCACCGCCGTTGCCGGTAGTGGCACTGTCAGCTACACCGGCGGTACGGTGGCGGCGCTCTCCAGCTGCATCGTCACTGTCGATGTCACATCGGACACCCCCGGCGCCTACACCAACGTCACCGGGGACCTGACCTCCGATGCCGGCAACAGCGGCACCGCGACGGCGGTGCTGAACGTCATCGAATCGGTGATCTTCACCAAGACCTTCATTCCCAACCCGGTGCTGCGGGGAGGGCTGGTGGACGTTGAGTACACCATCACCAACCCCAGCTCCAGTGCCAGCCTCAGCGCCCTCGCCTTCACCGATGACCTGGGCGCTGCCGTACCGGGGCTGGCCGCCGTCGGGCTGCCCGCCAGCGACGTCTGTGGCACCGGCTCGGTGCTCTCCGGCACCTCGGTACTGACCTTCGGCGGCGGCTCGCTGCCCGCCGGTGGTTCCTGCACCTTCGGCGCCACGCTGCAGGTACCTGCCGCGGCGGCCCTGGGAATCTTCCCCAGCACTACCAGCTCGCTGAGCTTCTCGGCGTCGATTCCGCTGGTGGGTGGCGGCTTCCAGGCCCCGCCGGCCTCGGCAGATCTGGAGATCGTCTTCCTCGAGTTCACCAAGGCCTTCGCAGAGCCCATGGTCATCGCCGGCGACACCATCACCCTGACCTTCAGCCTGGTCAACCCGGATCCCGTCAATGGGGTCTCGAACATCACCTTCACCGACGATCTGGATGCGGCGCTGCCGGGAATGGTGGCGATCAATCTGCCGCTGATGGATGTCTGCGGAGCGGGCTCGGAGGTCAGTGGTTCCTCGATCATCACCCTCACCGGCGGTAGCCTCGCCCCCGGCGGCAGCTGCCTCTTCGACGTCGAGGTGGAGATCCCGCTGGATTCTCCGGGCGGGGTGATCACCAACATCACCAGCGCCCTCACCGCCACCGTCGCCGGCCAGACGGTGCAGGGCGACCCCACCGGCGTCGCCCAGGCGGATCTGGAAATCGACTCCAACCCGGTGGTGATTCCGACCCTCGGCACCTGGGGTCTGCTGCTGATGGCGGCCCTCACCGCCTTGACGGCGCTCTTCCTGCTCCGCCGGCGGACCCAGCCCGCTCCCCGAGGCCGGCACGGCGGAGCACGCTGACGTCTAGCTTCCCTTAGACATCGAACGAAAAAGCCCCGCCGGCGGACCTTCCGCGGCGGGGCTTTTCATGTTGCGGGCCTCGAGGGCCCCGGAGCCTCGGCTACATCGAGGACTGCTCGTCCGCCGACGGACCGTAGGTGCCGGGAACGGGAACGTCCAACAGCCTCAAATAGACCGTCAGCTGCCCCCGGTGATGGATGCTGTGATGCACGACGATGTCCCGGATCACCACCTTGCGCGGCGTCTCCATGATCACCTGGTCCCCGCTCCGCATGACCCAGATTGCCTCCATGAAGGCGTCGTCACGGCCGCGCAAAGCCTCGATGCAGCCTTGGGCATAGCTCTCGAAAGCTTCGACCAGCTCGGCTCTCGTGGTCGGCACGAAGGGCTTGTACTCCTTGTCGGCCTCGGCGAAATCCATTTCCGCCTCGAGCATCGACTCGATCCATTTGGGCGTCTCGGCGAGGTGGCCCGCCAGCTGAGCCAGAGACATGCTCTTCTCGTGGGGCTTCCAGGCAAAATGCTCCTCCGGAACAGCCTCCAGAACCTTGCGGGTCAAGGGAATCTCACGCTCCAGATCCGCTATCAGCGCTTCACTCGTCGTCATGACCGGTCTCCTTACTTCTAGAGTGGATCCGTCTCGCATCGATATGCATATCAGTTGGAGGGCCGTCGGAGCAATCTCGAGAGCCCAAGGCCTAGAGCTTCCAATCTCCGCGAGTTTCCGCCTCCTCTATCCTTTCGCAATTATCCAGTAATAACAGAACTTCACAGAAGCAGCAGATCGCAGGAGACCTGGCGAAGGTGCTTTGTCAGAAGTGTCGCCTCGCTCAGCCGCCAAGTTCTTACAAAGCTCCAAAACTGTGCCCTGGCCGGCGGCACCGCGAGACAGCGGGTTAGCCTCTCTCTGAGAGCATCCATTTTTTTGATAAGCAGAATATTCCTTTGTTGCCATGCACCTTTCCGTACGCTCTCCACGGACCAAGGAGCCTTTTGAAGATGTCCACAGTACCCTCCCAGCCTTCATCGTCCGACCTCGAACCCGGAGCCTTGCGGGAAGCTTTCCTGGAATGGTTCTCGGGAATGCAGGAAGAAGCTTCGCTGCGCCTTGCGAGCAGTCTCCTGCAACGGCTCATCCACCGGCAGCTCGAAGATTCCCCGCCGCCGGACCCGGAATCCGTCGTGGCACAGAGAGTCCGCGCCATTCTCGCCGACCTCTTCGTGCTCTCCGGCTTCTTACAGAAAGGCGTGCAGCAGCGGGCCGCCCGGCCTCTCTCTCCCAACGACCGCGAGCTGGTACGGGAAGCCGGACGCACCGGCGACCGACTCCTGGTGTGGACCGAGGTCCTCTATCCCAAGTCTGGCCTCTCCCCCACGGATCATCCTTCCACGGAGGATTGGGAGCGCTTCTTCAGCCTGCGGGAAACCGCCCTGTGGTCCATCTCCGAAGCTGAGGCCCA
Coding sequences within it:
- a CDS encoding DinB family protein is translated as MTTSEALIADLEREIPLTRKVLEAVPEEHFAWKPHEKSMSLAQLAGHLAETPKWIESMLEAEMDFAEADKEYKPFVPTTRAELVEAFESYAQGCIEALRGRDDAFMEAIWVMRSGDQVIMETPRKVVIRDIVVHHSIHHRGQLTVYLRLLDVPVPGTYGPSADEQSSM